A genomic stretch from Helianthus annuus cultivar XRQ/B chromosome 1, HanXRQr2.0-SUNRISE, whole genome shotgun sequence includes:
- the LOC110882169 gene encoding transcription factor ORG2, translating to MLALSPPLFSTTYGWPFDGLITQNLQQDCNEANSYNPLLDCPSNIQIQHDFAPENSLSMSSKEAVNGNNDDPMKVAKKLNHNASERDRRKRVNELYSFLRSLLPLSTDRTKKVSIPGIVSRALKYIPELQQEVERLKNKKEKLLLRSSSTNIRNFTKETMIQNTSSVVSSVSVLGEKDVVIQLIYSFDDTNKNKIKDIALLSKALEYLEEEEDNLVLLSVTTFKCLEEKRLLNTLHFQVHGGCTIEAEKLKEKLYSLYQH from the exons ATGCTAGCCTTATCCCCTCCTTTGTTTTCCACAACCTATGGATGGCCTTTTGATGGTCTCATTACACAAAACCTTCAACAGGATTGCAATGAAGCAAATTCATATAATCCGCTTCTTGATTGTCCTTCAAATATTCAAATTCAGCATGACTTTGCACCAGAAAATTCCCTCTCCATGTCTTCTAAAGAAGCTGTTAATGGTAATAATGATGATCCTATGAAGGTAGCCAAAAAACTCAACCATAATGCCAGTGAAAGAGATCGCCGAAAGAGGGTTAACGAATTATACTCATTTCTTCGTTCACTATTGCCCTTGTCAACTGATCGAACG AAGAAAGTGAGTATCCCAGGCATTGTGTCACGCGCGCTAAAATACATACCCGAACTACAACAGGAGGTGGAAAGACTAAAGAATAAAAAGGAAAAGCTCTTGTTGCGTTCGTCGTCAACCAACATTAGGAATTTTACTAAAGAAACTATGATCCAAAACACATCATCAGTAGTTTCATCCGTAAGCGTTTTAGGTGAGAAAGATGTTGTGATCCAGCTGATTTACTCATTTGATGATACAAACAAGAACAAGATCAAGGATATTGCTTTATTATCTAAAGCATTGGAATACTTAGAGGAGGAAGAAGATAATCTTGTTTTGCTAAGTGTAACTACCTTCAAGTGTCTTGAAGAAAAAAGGTTGCTAAATACTCTTCATTTTCAG GTGCATGGAGGGTGTACAATAGAGGCTGAAAAGTTGAAGGAGAAGCTCTACTCTCTCTACCAACACTGA